The following proteins come from a genomic window of Streptomyces sp. NBC_00539:
- a CDS encoding NADAR family protein — MEKIDELIGLVSRGERVKYLPFWGHRPRPDGSLGPSCLSQWWPAPFTVGEVRYASAEHWMMAGKARLFGDAGAERAAVGAKTAAEAKKAGRLVRGFDEGVWERERYALVVEGSVHKFGSDPALRAYLLGTGDRVLVEASPLDRIWGIGLAADDERVGDPARWQGLNLLGFALMDARERLRAACRA, encoded by the coding sequence ATGGAGAAGATCGACGAACTGATCGGCCTGGTCAGCCGTGGTGAGCGGGTGAAGTACCTGCCTTTCTGGGGCCACCGCCCGAGGCCCGACGGCAGCCTGGGACCGAGCTGTCTCAGCCAGTGGTGGCCCGCGCCCTTCACTGTCGGTGAGGTCCGCTACGCCTCGGCGGAGCACTGGATGATGGCCGGGAAGGCCCGCCTGTTCGGGGACGCCGGAGCGGAGCGCGCCGCGGTGGGGGCGAAGACCGCGGCGGAGGCGAAGAAGGCCGGGCGGCTGGTGCGCGGCTTCGACGAAGGGGTCTGGGAGCGGGAGCGGTACGCGCTGGTCGTGGAGGGCAGCGTGCACAAGTTCGGCTCCGACCCCGCGCTGCGGGCGTACCTGCTGGGCACCGGCGACCGGGTCCTGGTCGAGGCGAGCCCGCTCGACCGGATCTGGGGCATCGGGCTGGCCGCGGACGACGAACGCGTGGGCGACCCGGCGCGCTGGCAGGGCCTCAACCTGCTGGGCTTCGCCCTGATGGACGCCCGGGAGCGGCTGCGGGCGGCGTGCCGCGCGTGA
- a CDS encoding gamma-aminobutyraldehyde dehydrogenase — protein sequence MGNRFQVKERFAEGAQYIDGRLRPGTSGRSHTVVDPATGADVLTYELAGPADVDEAVAAAKRAFPGWSAAAPGERSDALHRLAAVLAEQADDFAYAESLQCGKPIKLSTEFDVPGTIDNTAFFAGAARHLQGQAAGEYSGDHTSYVRREAIGVVGSIAPWNYPLQMAAWKILPAIAAGNTIVLKPAELTPLTSLMFAQAAKEAGLPDGVINIVTGAGRDAGEHLVGHPDVVMTSFTGSTAVGKRVAEIATATVKRLHLELGGKAPFLVFDDADLEAAAHGAVAASLINTGQDCTAATRAYVQRPLHDAFVARVAELMDTVRLGDPFAPDTDLGPLVSHAQRDRVAGFVERARAYATVVTGGGSPSGDLADGAYYRPTLISGAAQDSEVVQSEIFGPVLVVLPFDTDDEGIALANDTPYGLAASAWSRDVYRAGRATRELKAGCVWVNDHIPIISEMPHGGYKASGFGKDMSAYSFEEYTQVKHVMYDNTAVAAKDWHRTIFGDR from the coding sequence ATGGGCAACCGCTTCCAGGTCAAGGAGCGCTTCGCAGAAGGCGCGCAGTACATCGACGGCCGGCTCCGGCCCGGCACCTCGGGGCGGTCGCACACCGTCGTGGACCCCGCCACCGGCGCCGACGTGCTCACCTACGAGCTCGCGGGCCCGGCGGACGTGGACGAGGCGGTCGCCGCCGCGAAGCGGGCCTTCCCCGGCTGGTCCGCCGCCGCTCCCGGCGAGCGTTCGGACGCGCTCCACCGGCTGGCCGCCGTACTGGCCGAGCAGGCCGACGACTTCGCGTACGCGGAATCCCTCCAGTGCGGCAAGCCCATCAAGCTGTCCACGGAGTTCGACGTACCGGGGACCATCGACAACACCGCCTTCTTCGCGGGCGCCGCCCGTCACCTCCAGGGCCAGGCGGCCGGCGAGTACTCGGGCGATCACACCTCCTACGTACGCCGCGAGGCCATCGGCGTCGTCGGCTCGATCGCCCCCTGGAACTATCCGCTCCAGATGGCGGCTTGGAAGATCCTCCCGGCGATCGCCGCGGGCAACACGATCGTGCTCAAGCCCGCCGAGCTCACGCCGCTGACCTCGCTGATGTTCGCGCAGGCGGCCAAGGAGGCGGGCCTCCCGGACGGTGTGATCAACATCGTCACCGGTGCGGGCCGGGACGCGGGCGAGCACCTCGTCGGGCACCCGGACGTGGTGATGACCTCCTTCACCGGCTCCACCGCCGTCGGCAAGCGCGTCGCCGAGATCGCCACCGCCACCGTCAAGCGCCTCCACCTGGAGCTCGGCGGCAAGGCCCCCTTCCTCGTCTTCGACGACGCCGACCTGGAGGCCGCCGCGCACGGCGCGGTCGCCGCATCCCTCATCAACACCGGGCAGGACTGCACCGCCGCCACCCGCGCCTACGTCCAGCGGCCCCTGCACGACGCCTTCGTCGCCCGCGTCGCCGAACTGATGGACACCGTCCGCCTCGGCGACCCCTTCGCGCCGGACACCGACCTCGGCCCGCTCGTCTCCCACGCCCAGCGCGACCGCGTCGCCGGCTTCGTCGAGCGCGCCCGCGCGTACGCGACCGTCGTCACTGGCGGCGGGTCCCCCTCGGGCGACCTTGCCGACGGCGCCTACTACCGGCCCACCCTGATCTCCGGCGCCGCGCAGGACAGCGAGGTCGTGCAGTCCGAGATCTTCGGGCCGGTCCTCGTCGTCCTGCCCTTCGACACCGACGACGAGGGCATCGCGCTGGCCAACGACACCCCCTACGGGCTCGCGGCCTCCGCCTGGAGCCGCGACGTCTACCGGGCGGGCCGCGCCACCCGCGAGCTCAAGGCCGGCTGCGTCTGGGTCAACGACCACATTCCGATCATCAGCGAGATGCCGCACGGGGGCTACAAGGCGAGCGGCTTCGGCAAGGACATGAGTGCCTACTCCTTCGAGGAGTACACACAGGTCAAGCACGTGATGTACGACAACACCGCGGTCGCCGCGAAGGACTGGCACCGCACGATCTTCGGGGACCGATAG
- a CDS encoding polyamine ABC transporter substrate-binding protein — protein MEQFEPGSLSPPQLAAIRRSLTSGRGALTRRSLLRACGIGALTVGGLYGLTGCGIPPAKREGDAGTASDDHSASEKEINFSNWTEYMDTSDDEKSRPTLEAFTKRTGIQVKYTEDINDNVEFFGKIRPQLAAGQDTGRDLIVVTDWLAARIIRLGWAQKLDPANLPHAYANLIPQFRNPDWDPGRAHSYPWTGIDTVIAYNAKATGGRKVDSVTQLLDDPTLKGRVGFLTEMRDSVGMTLLDQGKDPANFTTADFDGAIGRLQKGVDTKQIRRFTGNDYTADLDKGDLAACLAWAGDVIQLQAGNPDIKYAIPAAGYLSSSDNLLVPAHARHKANAEKLIDYYYEPAVAAQLAAFISYVCPVDGVKEDLAKIDPALADNVLIVPDKEMAAKSHAFRSLTSEEETAYEEKFTKLIGA, from the coding sequence ATGGAGCAGTTCGAGCCCGGCAGCCTCTCGCCGCCGCAACTCGCCGCGATACGACGCAGCCTCACCAGCGGCCGCGGCGCCCTCACCCGGCGTTCGCTGCTGCGCGCCTGCGGCATCGGGGCGCTCACTGTCGGCGGCCTGTACGGGCTGACCGGCTGCGGCATCCCGCCCGCCAAGCGGGAAGGCGACGCGGGGACGGCCTCCGACGACCACTCGGCCTCGGAGAAGGAGATCAACTTCTCCAACTGGACCGAGTACATGGACACCAGTGACGACGAGAAGTCCCGGCCCACGCTAGAGGCGTTCACCAAGCGCACGGGAATCCAGGTCAAGTACACGGAGGACATCAACGACAACGTCGAGTTCTTCGGCAAGATACGCCCCCAGCTGGCCGCCGGCCAGGACACCGGCCGGGACCTGATCGTCGTCACCGACTGGCTCGCCGCCCGCATCATCCGCCTCGGCTGGGCGCAGAAACTGGACCCCGCCAACCTCCCGCACGCCTACGCGAACCTGATCCCCCAGTTCCGCAACCCCGACTGGGACCCCGGCCGCGCCCACAGCTACCCCTGGACCGGCATCGACACCGTCATCGCCTACAACGCCAAGGCCACCGGCGGCAGGAAGGTCGACTCCGTCACGCAGCTGCTCGACGACCCCACCCTCAAGGGCCGGGTCGGCTTCCTCACCGAGATGCGCGACAGCGTCGGCATGACCCTGCTCGACCAGGGCAAGGACCCGGCGAACTTCACCACCGCCGACTTCGACGGCGCCATCGGCCGGCTCCAGAAGGGCGTCGACACCAAGCAGATCCGCCGCTTCACCGGCAACGACTACACGGCGGACCTCGACAAGGGCGACCTCGCGGCCTGCCTCGCCTGGGCGGGCGACGTCATCCAGCTCCAGGCCGGCAACCCGGACATCAAGTACGCGATCCCCGCCGCCGGTTACCTCTCCTCCAGCGACAACCTGCTGGTCCCCGCGCACGCCCGGCACAAGGCCAACGCCGAGAAGCTCATCGACTACTACTACGAGCCGGCGGTGGCCGCCCAGCTCGCGGCCTTCATCAGCTACGTCTGCCCGGTCGACGGCGTCAAGGAAGACCTCGCCAAGATCGACCCGGCCCTCGCGGACAACGTACTGATCGTCCCGGACAAGGAAATGGCCGCCAAATCGCACGCCTTCCGCTCGCTCACCAGCGAGGAAGAGACGGCGTACGAGGAGAAGTTCACCAAGCTCATCGGCGCCTGA
- a CDS encoding NUDIX hydrolase produces the protein MSGVPADRRRVAAVIIRDGLLLMVRERGRSPSGRHDGPEYWTLPGGGLEPGEDPQDAVRREVAEETGLRPVAVRYAYEAPYPSGWTSCYRVEVGPGEPRLGVDPDLECDCPRMVGLIWVPLTRAFAATADTAEVMVPTLLMPAPV, from the coding sequence GTGAGCGGCGTGCCGGCGGACCGGCGCCGGGTCGCCGCGGTGATCATCAGGGACGGCCTGCTGCTCATGGTCCGCGAGCGCGGCCGCAGCCCTTCGGGGCGGCACGACGGGCCCGAGTACTGGACCCTGCCGGGCGGCGGCCTGGAGCCCGGGGAGGATCCGCAGGACGCCGTCCGGCGGGAGGTGGCCGAGGAGACGGGCCTGCGCCCCGTCGCCGTGCGGTACGCCTACGAGGCGCCCTACCCCTCCGGATGGACGTCCTGTTACCGCGTCGAGGTGGGCCCCGGTGAGCCCCGGCTCGGCGTGGACCCGGATCTGGAGTGTGACTGCCCCCGCATGGTGGGCCTGATCTGGGTCCCGCTCACCCGAGCCTTCGCCGCCACTGCGGACACGGCCGAGGTGATGGTCCCGACGCTGCTCATGCCGGCGCCGGTGTGA
- a CDS encoding DUF4190 domain-containing protein, with product MTEQQSPEPRDPWAPPPPGGAPGGPGAHEHPTVSQTPGADSPPPAYGYPAPPAYGYPAPPAPGGYAHPGPPTPPAQPGYGAYPGYAPGYQGYAPGYPGYPHAQPSNGFGIAALVLGILAIVACPTMIGSVMFGITAVVFGALGRGKARRGEATNGGVALAGLICGAVGIVIGAALTLLLLFSPGPFFGPGSGDGDYHGPSSDSQVQEKI from the coding sequence ATGACCGAACAGCAGAGCCCTGAGCCGAGGGACCCGTGGGCACCGCCGCCGCCAGGGGGCGCGCCGGGCGGCCCGGGGGCGCACGAGCACCCGACGGTGTCGCAGACGCCGGGGGCGGACAGCCCGCCGCCTGCCTACGGATACCCGGCACCGCCGGCCTACGGCTACCCGGCCCCGCCGGCCCCCGGAGGCTACGCCCACCCGGGTCCGCCGACGCCGCCGGCCCAGCCCGGGTACGGGGCCTACCCCGGGTACGCGCCCGGTTACCAGGGTTACGCTCCGGGGTATCCCGGCTACCCCCACGCCCAGCCCAGCAACGGCTTCGGGATCGCCGCGCTGGTCCTCGGGATACTGGCGATCGTGGCGTGCCCCACCATGATCGGGTCCGTCATGTTCGGCATCACGGCGGTCGTGTTCGGTGCGCTGGGCCGGGGCAAGGCCCGCCGCGGCGAGGCCACCAACGGCGGTGTCGCCCTGGCCGGCCTCATCTGCGGCGCGGTGGGCATCGTGATCGGCGCCGCCCTGACCCTGCTCCTCCTGTTCAGCCCGGGCCCGTTCTTCGGTCCCGGTTCCGGTGACGGCGACTACCACGGCCCGTCGTCGGACTCCCAGGTGCAAGAGAAGATATGA
- a CDS encoding adenosine deaminase: protein MPDLHPFIAGLPKAELHVHHVGSASPRIVAELAARHPDSKVPTDPEALVDYFTFTDFAHFIEVYLSVVDLVRTPDDVRTLTFEVARDMARQNIRYAELTITPYSSTRRGIDEDAFMAAIEDARKAAEAELGVVLRWCFDIPGEAGLEAAAETARLAVDLRPEGLVSFGLGGPEIGVPRPQFKPYFDRARAAGLHSVPHAGETTGPETIWDAVNELGAQRIGHGTSATQDPALLAYLAEHRIALEVCPTSNIATRAVTDLDRHPIKEMVQAGVLVTINSDDPPMFGTDLNNEYAVAARLLDLDERGLASLAKNAVEASFLDPAGKARLSAEIDTYTEAWLAS from the coding sequence ATGCCCGACCTGCACCCCTTCATCGCGGGGCTCCCCAAGGCCGAACTGCACGTCCACCACGTGGGGTCCGCCTCCCCCCGCATCGTGGCCGAACTCGCCGCCCGCCACCCCGACTCGAAGGTCCCCACCGACCCCGAGGCCCTCGTCGACTACTTCACCTTCACCGACTTCGCCCACTTCATCGAGGTCTACCTGTCGGTCGTCGACCTCGTCCGCACCCCCGACGACGTGCGCACCCTCACCTTCGAGGTTGCCCGCGACATGGCACGGCAGAACATCCGCTACGCCGAGCTGACCATCACCCCCTACTCCTCCACCCGCCGCGGCATCGACGAGGACGCCTTCATGGCGGCCATCGAGGACGCCCGCAAGGCGGCCGAGGCCGAGCTCGGCGTCGTCCTGCGCTGGTGCTTCGACATCCCCGGCGAGGCCGGCCTGGAGGCCGCCGCGGAGACCGCCCGGCTCGCCGTCGACCTGCGCCCGGAGGGCCTGGTCTCCTTCGGCCTCGGCGGCCCCGAGATCGGCGTGCCGCGTCCGCAGTTCAAGCCGTACTTCGACCGCGCCCGCGCGGCCGGCCTGCACAGCGTCCCGCACGCCGGCGAGACCACCGGCCCGGAGACGATCTGGGACGCCGTCAACGAGCTGGGCGCCCAGCGCATCGGCCACGGCACCAGTGCCACCCAGGACCCGGCGCTGCTCGCGTACCTCGCCGAGCACCGCATCGCGCTGGAGGTGTGCCCGACCTCGAACATCGCGACGCGCGCCGTCACCGATCTGGATCGGCACCCGATCAAGGAGATGGTGCAGGCCGGAGTGCTCGTCACCATCAACAGCGACGACCCGCCGATGTTCGGCACCGACCTCAACAACGAGTACGCGGTCGCCGCCCGGCTCCTCGACCTCGACGAGCGCGGGCTCGCCTCCCTCGCGAAGAACGCCGTCGAGGCCTCCTTCCTGGACCCGGCGGGCAAGGCGAGGCTCAGCGCGGAGATCGACACGTACACCGAGGCGTGGCTGGCTTCCTGA